A region of Oncorhynchus kisutch isolate 150728-3 linkage group LG29, Okis_V2, whole genome shotgun sequence DNA encodes the following proteins:
- the LOC109873790 gene encoding claudin-7-B, whose translation MANSGLQILGFALSLLGLIGLIVGTILPQWKMSAYVGDNIITAVSMYQGLWMSCAFQSTGQIQCKVYDSILQLDSALQATRALMIVGIIVTVAGLGVATMGMKCTNCGGDDKNKKSRIAMTGGIVLLIGSLCATIACSWYANNIIKEFYNPFAPVNSKYEFGSAIFIAWAGAFLDIIGGAMLAATCPKGKPKAKYPIASTRPPSSSKEYV comes from the exons ATGGCCAACTCGGGACTCCAGATTTTGGGGTTTGCCCTGTCGCTACTGGGTCTGATCGGGTTAATTGTCGGCACAATTCTTCCCCAGTGGAAAATGTCCGCCTATGTCGGGGACAACATCATCACAGCGGTGTCTATGTACCAGGGATTATGGATGTCTTGTGCATTTCAGAGTACCGGCCAGATCCAATGCAAAGTCTATGACTCAATTCTGCAACTTGACT CTGCACTCCAGGCAACGCGTGCCCTGATGATTGTGGGCATCATTGTGACCGTGGCTGGACTGGGTGTGGCCACCATGGGAATGAAGTGCACCAACTGTGGGGGAGATGACAAAAACAAGAAGTCTCGCATCGCCATGACCGGTGGCATCGTCCTGCTGATTGGAT CTCTGTGTGCAACTATCGCCTGCTCGTGGTATGCTAACAACATCATCAAGGAGTTCTACAACCCATTCGCCCCTGTTAACTCCAA GTATGAGTTTGGTTCAGCCATCTTCATTGCTTGGGCTGGAGCATTCCTGGACATAATTGGTGGTGCCATGCTCGCAGCAACCTGCCCCAAGGGCAAACCTAAGGCCAAATACCCCATCGCCTCCACTCGTCCCCCCAGCAGCAGCAAGGAGTACGTTTGA